A section of the Oncorhynchus tshawytscha isolate Ot180627B linkage group LG09, Otsh_v2.0, whole genome shotgun sequence genome encodes:
- the LOC121847274 gene encoding aldehyde dehydrogenase family 16 member A1-like, which translates to MSIDQTSPTLDEEKPCGRAQSLFSLAETLELKRRDMAVSLHSQTGLSLEKADMEVELSIAQLCDWAARCDKERGGVPSVPQSGSALSIPEALGVVGVVLPDSSPLLSMVSLLAAAVAMGNAVIMVPSPKYPLPALEFIQVLQSSDLPGGVVSIITGGRDQLTQALANHSVIKAIWYWGVWRVASSYSTRVPAL; encoded by the exons ATGTCAATCGACCAAACGTCACCGACA TTGGATGAAGAAAAGCCCTGTGGCCGAGCTCAAAGCCTCTTCTCTCTGGCTGAGACCTTGGAGCTGAAGAGGCGGGACATGGCCGTGTCACTCCACTCCCAGACAGGCCTCTCATTGGAGAAGGCGGACATGGAGGTAGAGCTGAGCATCGCTCAGCTCTGTGATTGGGCCGCTCGCTGTGATAAGGAAAGGGGCGGAGTTCCG TCCGTCCCACAGTCCGGTTCGGCTCTGTCCATCCCCGAGGctctaggagtggtgggtgtggttctccctgactcctcccccctcctctctatggTCTCCCTGCTGGCAGCTGCTGTTGCCATGGGCAATGCTGTTATCATGGTGCCCAGTCCAAAGTACCCCCTGCCTGCTCTAGAGTTCATCCAG gTTCTCCAGTCCTCAGATCTTCCAGGAGGCGTGGTCAGCATTATAACTGGTGGCAGAGATCAGCTGACCCAGGCTCTAGCCAATCACAGTGTCATCAAGGCCATATGGTACTGGGGAGTATGGAG ggttgccAGTTCCTACAGCACACGTGTGCCAGCCCTCTGA